From Cucumis melo cultivar AY chromosome 3, USDA_Cmelo_AY_1.0, whole genome shotgun sequence:
ATCATCTGCTGAGTTGATCCCTTATGCCAAAAGGGCAGAAACGTCTCGTTGTTTATACATATACATGTCTTGGTAAACTGTTTCTTTCCCTCCTCCATCTATGACTATTAGGTCTAAGAGCTGATGATGGATGATATCTAACCAACAGAGAGAATAAACGCTTTAAAACAAACGAAAATATTTATCCGGCATGCTCATGACGACTGTATCACAAGTCACAGATGatcaaaaatattaaaaatagtACCTTGCTACTGAAAATGCGAAATGCTTCATCTTCCATAGCTTTATCAAGTTCCTAATAAGAACAAGAACCAACTTAAACCAACGTTTTTAACTATTTATATTCACATTTACAACGATTTGTAGATGATGACTATAATGGAGCAAGAAGTTGGTTAGGAGTACAATTCCTCACGTGATGGAAGATGCAAAATACTTACAGTTTCTGGATCGAGTGAGCTATCAATGGCAAGGATAAACTTCCGGAGTTTCTCATCATTCAAAATATTGTGTATTTCTGAGGAAGAAGCTGTAAGAAAGATGCGCAGAAACCTAGAATGTAAGTTCAATAATGCTTTTACAACTAGCAACAAAATTATTCTTGAAGCGTAAATAAAAATGTGATAAAACATAGTTTCCCTCCCTAGTTTCTCCTTGACATACAAATTGTCCGTCCAACCTTCAAAACTTAATCCCTTCTCAAATGATACTTTGCTATCCAAAGCGTCAGAAGGTTAACCAAACAAATGACTGAGAGAAGGTTGTTATATACTAGATTTTTCATATGACCTAATCAAGTGAACATTTTGCAACCATGAGATTTGAAGATTTCTGTCTCCCATAACCCTCGAAATTCATCCAACTCTCTTGTAAGAATTAGAAATGCATGTCATGTGTTTTTTGGGACCAAACGTGATCATGTATAAATTGAGTTAATAAAATCAGTAAATATGAGTCAATACCAATAGCCTCTAACTGcgacttttcaagtacttcaTTCTGGTCTCCAACACATATTGGCCTATCTACAAATGATCCATTGGGAGCAGCTTTAGatggaaagaataaaaatgGGTCAGCGAGTACGATGAATACCCAAAGAATGAACAAGGAAAGAAAGTTCATTGACTTTCACAGGATCCAAAAGGATAAAATCTGGAAGGAATCAAATAAACAATTATTGGGCAATCTTGACATGTATGACATATTTGAATAAGTGAAACGTGAGTATATACATGACATATTTGAATAAATGAAACGTTAGTATAGACTTACTTGATTGGTCCTCTTCAGACACAGGCTTGATGGCACAGAGCACTTCTGCACAAGTTGCAAACGATATAAGTTATCATAGCAATAGAATTGAATGCCAATCACAGATAGCATGTGAAACGCCCCCAAATTTCAGACTAAATTAGAGAATGtcaataacttttttttaatatttaaactcaATTACGATACCAAGGTCATTAAAACCAAACAGAAATTACTATTTAAAGGAAACTGCCTGAAGTATGGATTAAAACTTTTTGAGTCTCACTTCACCAAAGAAGAATTTCAACATTCTAATTTTGGCCATGCTCGATTTTCTCAAAGAACCTATCATTATCCACATTGGAAGTTTGATTCTACTGATTCTAGTGACTCCGATGATTTCTCTAAGGCTGTTTGGAACAGAATAAGAAGGCAACGATATCAAAAATTGGCCCAAACAATCCACAATCAAACCCATTTTTCAAGAAATCGACGTAAAGAGTGGGAGTTGGATGAATTAAAGAATCGTCAAGAATCATCAAGAATGGACTTTTACCATCGAAGAAGAACATTCAAGACTCAAAATTACTCTTTTGGTTATGAAACATGATCAAGAAACATCAAATGTTCACAATATTTGACAAATACACCAAAAGCCCCATGCTACACTATTGTTCACAACATTTGGATTTCCATGCTTTGCACCTTTGAACTTAATTTAGGGTCCGCACGGGGCTTCTTTCTTGACACAATCGATGGTGGTTTGGTTAGCAACTAACCAATTCATGCCCAAGGTTACATTAAACTTCTGCACATCAAATATGATAAGCATCCAAGAGTCTAGCTCGCAATAAATACATTAATAAATTTCCTTAGTCTAAAATTTGGAGGTCTTCCAATGTATAACGTGAAAGAACACTCTATGAACCACTTATTGGAGCAGACATTCAAGAGTAACTCAACTTGAAAAAACATGACCAGTACATTCAAATCTTAAACAGATACCAGAACCTCCAGTTAGCATCAACTAATCCGTCAAAGTAGGTAAAAATACAGGCAAGGGAACTTAGAACAATGATCTGCTTTAAACTTGGGCAGTGAGTTCAAATTCATAACAAAGCACAAGTAGCAACGATTTAGACAACTAGCGATTTCACCACATCATGAAATTATCCCAAAATAAATAGCCAACTAGAAGAGTAGACCGTCTGAACCTGAAACTTCATACAAATTTATAGAACATAAATACAATAATAAAAACCCAAGTCCAAAAGAACAGCACCTTTGTGTTTCTTAAAACAAACCAGAGAGCAGCTTCAAGCAAAGTGAGAGGGAGAGGCCAGCACACAAATGAATGAAGGTCAGAGACTTTTCATTAAAGACTACGCAAAAACAACCTAAAACAAATCTTCTAGTTTTTCTTACTAAGGTGCAAGGCATAGGGGGCATTTGTATTTGGATGGTGCTTCATTGCAGACCTGACATTCCCGAGGAGCCATAGAATGATGAATTTCTTAATCCTAAATGCTGCGAACAAAAAAGCATTGAGATTAGAACCATTAAGTTTGAAGTGATGACAATTTCAAGCTTCTATCATCAATAAAGGAGTTTAATTTTTGCTCAGAAGGTTAAGAATCCAGGAATAACTAACCGAACTTAAACGAGTTTGAAAGTCATGAAAACAAATCCTTACCCGCTGATTAATGCCAAAAAAGCTTAATTACCTGTTGGTCGTGTTTGAATGGGTTCCAAACTAACACGAATGCCCGGCTAACGTCCTTAATCTTGCTGGACGGAGCGCTAAGCACATTCGAACTCTTGATTCCAAAACAAAGACAAAGTGAGAAACCCAAATAGAAACCACATAGGTCTTGGGTAATAAGAACGAACAATAGAAACACGAAAGACCAGTGTTACCTAAGCTGCTCGTCGCAAAAACGTTTTAGGACGTGGGCACGGCAGTCACGACTGGGCTGCGTCGGCGATCAAGTTCAGAGATTGAGGGTGAACGGCGGGTGAGGGAATCTCGCACTTAAAAAGAGGGAGATGGAGAGGTCCGTCTGTGCTTACCTAGGCTTAGAGGACGATGGCAGACATGGGGCGATATCATCGACAAGGGCAGAGCAATGACGCACGAGCGCGTGAGGGAGTTGAGCCCGAGGGAGTGATTTCGAGGGGAAAGGAAGTTTGAGGATAAAATCTTTAGAGAAAAGGGGAAAGTATTATTTAGAAATAGTTGATTCTTacacatttaaaaaatgtcaaataaataaaactacATCTTTAGATCCATCGGTCTAAGTATTATTTCGAGGCGTCAAGTAACGTTGTTTTTGCGTTAGTGTTTAATTTACACGCTAAtgtcatattatatatatatattttttaacattttttctttcacattttataattttgtgTTATGTTcgaatttttcttaaaataatatCAATCGATGTAGATATAAATTTAAGTTATCGATATTGGCAtcaaaattagtatttttgtttttgattgTTTTAAAGAGATTGTTACATTTGAACAAATTTAGGAAccaaagaaaacaaatatttaaccCAATTAcgattaaataaatatatactcaTTGGCACAATTTTATGAATACAATTGTGTAAACAATAGTTGCATTAAAATGAAGAATAGAAGCGACAAGGACAATGACAAAACTGACATAGTTTAAGCATAATTAGAAAACACAACAACGATTATTTATTCCCAATCAAATTTTGGTGAATTAAGCCATAAACACAACATCTAAACTTCAAATTCTCTTCTTCATCACATGTGAAGAATCCGCCATGGATGCTGAGCTACATTCATCTTGCTTCACAAATATATTTTTGCTTCCTTTGTCCCAATTTCTATTCCAAATAATTGTCGACCGTTTGTAGTTACCGTAAAACAGAGCTTCGTAAGCAACAATGAAAGAGGGAAGCCAAATAATATAGTATTGCAATGATGTAGTGTGACCATGTGAGTTGTTATTAAGTCCAAAGTTTATGGGCAAGAAATGAACGTTAGTTAACTTAGAGCTTAGCTTCCGTGTAATATTTGATGAACGTTTGAATGGTACAagcaattttctttttcatatatacAAATTTGATTCTTTCCACCACTTCTAATTTTACTTTATTCAATCAATCAAATTGTCAAGACACGTCATTCTTTGTTTATTCTATTATCAAATCATCAATGGTAAATAGTAGAGAATCAATATAAAGATATACTTGATGTATTAGTAGTGTGTTACATGAGCATATGCAATCTAAATATTACTCTTTATATTAGTTTCTATTTATAAACCCTATAACACTATAGATGCTTCTTAATTTGTACTATAAATTATCTCTCTAACAGTAAATTGTCCTTATTTCTTGAATTTATCACATGACAAAATTTAATTAGATAAGTTGATAAAATATGCACGAAAAGAAGATGGATGATTTTCGATACTCatctaattatttttcattaaagaaaatagacaaatcgcaaataattttatttaatactCAACTTCTACAAAAACAAAGTGTGTTTATACTTCATAGTACAACACAACATAGTAGAATCCAACAGAAAATAAGAATACTGCCACCATGTTGTTGACTATTTAATTAATAACGAATTCAAATAATGAACCCCTCCCCTACTCACTATACATTACTTCAATACATCTCTCTGTTCTTCATTACTACGATGAGGATAGGATTTGTGTTCTGCTTTGGCCTGGCCCCTGTTTGAATGATTCGATCACCaatcacccttttctcttttataTCATATCAAATCAACCCTTGTTTCTCGAACTCACTTCCCACTGTTTCAAAATCATCAATACCCAAaaggttaaataaaaaacatttgTGAAATCAAACAAATAGATCAATTAATGAAGAAGAACAGATTCATTCTTACATGTGGAAGACTTCAGAACTAGAACAACCTTCAAAGTTCCATTGTTGGGAGGAAGTTGCAACCGAATTGGATAAAGCTTTCCATTCAGAGGGCTACGAGTACATACAACTACACCTTCAATTCCCATATCTTCTTCTAATTTACGAGTCAATTCCTCCACTCCTTTCCCATTGAAATTCAATGAATTTCTCTCTGAATCCTCATCTTCTCCATTTTCATCAGCAAATTGAAAAAGTATCCTCCTCCCCTCCGATTTTGGAGGTGAATTTGATCCTCCACAAACGTTGTACTGATCATTTGTGAATATAACTTTAAATCAATTCAAAATACATATTTATAGGGTTTCATGAAAATGAATTGACGGTGGTAAGTTTAGTAACATACCTCAGCAGTTGAAGGACGAGCGGGTTCTTGTGAAACCGAGGACGAAATTGAATCCAACTCCAGAGGTGAATCCGGGTCGGAGGATTCATATGGGGGATGATCTAGGGTTTTATGAACAGAAGATTGAGTTTCGATATCCACAACATCAAGATCCCATAGAATCCATTCCTTAGTAGCAGCCCGGTGCGGTATATCATGAGTAACCGAGTTCCGCCACGGGGGAACACCGCCGTTAGCTCTCAAGTAATTACCGTACCTTGTTTTGAGACGAAGGAAGGAGCCATCCTTAACCGGCTCCCACTCAAGCGATGATTCAAACCGTTCAGGACGAGCTTGCATAACCTTCCGCCCAGTCATTCCAAGCAAGAACGGTTGGTTGGACGCCATTAAGTACTTCCCATAACAGCTTTTCAGGCGGATAATAGCATCAGAGAAGGAAACGAACTCGACCGCCCACCTAACGTTCTTGGATGATCCATTCCGGTCCTGAACGACGGATTCCTCATCTTCATCAGCGGATAAATACTTCTTGTGGTGGCTTCGCAGTCTGATCGTTTTAGCATTGCGAAACAAATCCATAACAGTCGAGCTATGATGAATCTGGAAGAAATTGGGAAAAAATTTATAGGATTGAATGAGAAAAATGGTTGAAATGATTGAGCATTTTATGAGTAAGAATTAGAGAAATGGAGGAAGATTCTTGGTGAGTGATTATGGCCAATAGGGGAGATTGGAGGAAAGTGGGGGAAGAATTGGATAAACACGGATTGATTCAACATTGGATTTTGATAGCTGTTGCTTTCGAACTTTGTTTCGTATAGTTCTGAAGAAATTGATGTTGAAAACTGAATTTGAATAGTAAAAGTCTAAGTactttttctcatttttctgttttggcGGATATGGAAATAAAATTGGGTTTTAGTTTAGTTTCTGGTCGAATGAGTTTCGTAGTTCCATCCAATCCAGCTGGCTTCGTTAAAACATActttactttgttttttcttttattccttcCTTACTATGATCTATCATTAtcaatattatttttcattcttcttcctctttttcttcttttctttttggtaaTATCGAATCCCTTCTCGTATATCCTCCCCTTTCATAAACACCTTTGCAAAGTCAATCCAAACATAAAGCACTGGCTCATAGAATTTCTAGTCgtattctcttttttttttttctttgttatctTGTTTTATATAGTGTTTGGTTTATGTCTTGGATTTAAAATTTGAggtgtttctttttttttatggttatctATTATCGttataaaataatgataataacaaTGATTGTATCTATCCAATAATTTGGTATCGTTAGTATCAATGAGTGTTAGGAATTATTTAGTATATAATATGCTAATTATTTGATTGTCAAATTTGATTAAAGAAAGTGGTAAAAGAAACTGTTTGTAAAAGAAAGGCATTAAGTTGAACAAGGTCGAATTATTAATTAAAGTAAGGCTAtatattataaaagaaaattagtgGAAAATAGTGTGCGTATATATAATATTTGGAATGATAATGtttaaagaacaagatgttaAAATATTTGATATAAAATCACACGATTGGCTAATTACTGTATTTTAATCTAGCAAAAGTGTAAAATATTAATCATTAAAAAATTGGTGGCCAAAAGTCCCCCAacaataaattaagaaatttaattttttctctCGATGGAAGTGAtcattatatttaaatttaagtgctaattattaaaattatcgTTGCTTTAAACCTTTCGATTCGAATTCAAATGTAGGACATAGCTTTAAATTGTTGAAGAACACTTGTTTACAAATTGGAGAGAAGTCGTTTGAAAACAGATAATGTGTGTTTGTTGACAGTGTAATTTAATTAATCACATGGCAGAAAAATCTAGTTAAAGGAGTTAATTTCATCGTTAATTATATGACAAAACAAGGAATTAAATGCAAAATTGTTAGTCAGAGTATCAttattttatcaaaataaattactACCAATTGTTATTTGTTATCTCATTGCATATAAAATGTATCAAAATCATAGGGTGGAAAAGAAATCTAGCAGAGGAGGTGAaagtaatataattatttaccGGTGTTTTAGTATGCAAGGGTGTAGGAGGTTCGGACCCAAAGGGCTCATCGGAGGCAAAGCTAGAGAAAGACCCGAGGCCATCGAATTCCAAATGATCCACAACCTCCACGTCCCACAAAATCCACTTCCCAGTAGTCGAACTGTGAGGCTGATCATGAGTCACCGAGTTTCTCCAAGGGGGAGTCCCACCATTCCCTCTCAAGTAAGTCCCACACCAACTCTTCAGCTTCACCTGGAACCCTTCCCGCACCGGTTCCCACTTCAGCGTCCACTCCGAACTACCCTTCTCCGCCTCCACCTGCACCACCTTGTTTCCGGTCATCCCCAGCAGGAACGGCAAATCCGATGCGCTTAAGTACCGACCATGGGCCAGGCTCTTGAGCCGTATGCCTTGATCCGATACTGGTTCGACTACCCATATGGTTTTGCGAGAGGTGCGGTTGCGGCTCTGGCGGATGGTTTTGTTGTCGTCGTCGGCTACTAGATACTTGTCGTTGTGGGCTCGGAGTCTCACGGCCTTGGCTTTGTTGAATACCTCCATTattaattattgaaaatgggtGAAACGAACGAAGATGGAGATCAGATCAGAGTTTGGAATTAAATTGTTTTATAGTTGCGCGTTGTAATTGTAATTAATGTGTGGTTAGGGAAAGAATTGACAATGGGGGAAGATGGGTGGGAAGGTCCCTACGGAGAGACCTTTTCTTGTTTTCGATGTAAAACTATCGAGAGATTGCTTGGTTGACTAAGTTATCTCATGATTCATCAGAAACTTCTTGGCTTTCTGTTCCTTTCATTCAGcctataattaaa
This genomic window contains:
- the LOC103502587 gene encoding uncharacterized protein LOC103502587 isoform X1 — translated: MAPRECQVCNEAPSKYKCPLCLAPYCSLVCFKKHKEVLCAIKPVSEEDQSTAPNGSFVDRPICVGDQNEVLEKSQLEAIASSSEIHNILNDEKLRKFILAIDSSLDPETELDKAMEDEAFRIFSSKISSIISS
- the LOC103502587 gene encoding uncharacterized protein LOC103502587 isoform X2, translating into MKHHPNTNAPYALHLKVLCAIKPVSEEDQSTAPNGSFVDRPICVGDQNEVLEKSQLEAIASSSEIHNILNDEKLRKFILAIDSSLDPETELDKAMEDEAFRIFSSKISSIISS
- the LOC103502590 gene encoding uncharacterized protein LOC103502590, yielding MEVFNKAKAVRLRAHNDKYLVADDDNKTIRQSRNRTSRKTIWVVEPVSDQGIRLKSLAHGRYLSASDLPFLLGMTGNKVVQVEAEKGSSEWTLKWEPVREGFQVKLKSWCGTYLRGNGGTPPWRNSVTHDQPHSSTTGKWILWDVEVVDHLEFDGLGSFSSFASDEPFGSEPPTPLHTKTPIHHSSTVMDLFRNAKTIRLRSHHKKYLSADEDEESVVQDRNGSSKNVRWAVEFVSFSDAIIRLKSCYGKYLMASNQPFLLGMTGRKVMQARPERFESSLEWEPVKDGSFLRLKTRYGNYLRANGGVPPWRNSVTHDIPHRAATKEWILWDLDVVDIETQSSVHKTLDHPPYESSDPDSPLELDSISSSVSQEPARPSTAEYNVCGGSNSPPKSEGRRILFQFADENGEDEDSERNSLNFNGKGVEELTRKLEEDMGIEGVVVCTRSPLNGKLYPIRLQLPPNNGTLKVVLVLKSSTLGSEFEKQGLI